The Epinephelus lanceolatus isolate andai-2023 chromosome 21, ASM4190304v1, whole genome shotgun sequence genome has a segment encoding these proteins:
- the LOC117246895 gene encoding plexin domain-containing protein 1-like isoform X2, which yields MGLCAVLLICLSQAELGRVWAQEHEDALSGTPLQRDGDLSGFHRDSRDQQTPHKHREGRNTDAGGGLDISTLPDNVTRVVDSQRYYTWQSFGPTDRRTEDLWVNLNTLHRSQVQIHGILSNAHRQAARVALSFEFPFYGHHLRQIIVATGGFIFMGDITHRMLTATQYIAPLMANFDPSFSKNSTVRYSDNGNLFVVQWDKVQLKDREAEGAFTFQTILHRNGTIVFNYRNIPIPVSEMNSTEHPVKVGLSDAFMALFPSSQLSEANRRTIYEYHRVEINITKIVSKSAFEFTPLPTCLQHTSCELCLSSNLTTGCGWCNTLQRCSDGIDRHRQEWLDYNCPEEAKGTCEDYIPILPEGSMSSFNQSSPGPTPSSAEIEDQPVTKDIQTSPPNNKGITENTAIIAGVVAALVLLVALTLLAVYYINTHPTVAPPFYLMQRRTNNYWPSMKFRNQGCHSSYAEVELGGHEKEGFIEAEQCC from the exons ATGGGGCTTTGTGCTGTtctcctcatctgtctctccCAGGCTGAGCTGGGGAGAGTCTGGGCTCAGGAGCATGAAG ATGCACTGAGCGGGACTCCTCTGCAGAGAGATGGGGATCTGTCCGGTTTTCACAGAGACAGTAGGGACCAGCAGaccccacacaaacacagagaaggCCGCAACACTGACGCAGGAGGAGGACTTGATATCAGTACCCTGCCTGACAACGTGACCCGCGTAGTG GACTCCCAGAGGTACTACACATGGCAGAGTTTTGGTCCAACAGACAGACGGACTGAGGACTTGTGGGTAAATCTGAACACCCTGCACAGGAGCCAAGTCCAGATCCATGGCATACTGTCCAACGCACACCGACAGGCGGCG AGGGTGGCACTGTCCTTTGAGTTCCCTTTTTATGGACACCACCTGAGACAAATCATCGTAGCAACTGGTG GGTTCATCTTCATGGGGGACATCACTCATCGAATGCTGACTGCCACACAGTACATCGCTCCCCTCATGGCCAACTTTGACCCCAGCTTCTCCAAAAACTCCACAGTGAGATACTCGGACAACG GGAATCTATTTGTGGTGCAGTGGGACAAAGTGCAGCTGAAGGACCGAGAGGCTGAGGGAGCTTTTACTTTCCAGACAATCCTCCACAGAAAtggaaccattgttttcaactACAGAAAC ATCCCCATACCAGTGAGTGAAATGAATTCTACTGAGCATCCAGTGAAGGTGGGACTGTCTGATGCTTTCATGGCACTCTTCCCCTCCTCACAGCTCTCAG AAGCGAATCGCCGCACTATCTATGAGTATCATCGTGTTGAGATTAACATCACAAAGATTGTTAGCAAATCTGCTTTTGAGTTCACACCTCTGCCCA CTTGTCTTCAGCACACATCCTGCGAACTCTGCCTATCATCCAACTTGACAACTGGCTGCGGCTGGTGCAACACACTTCAACG ATGTTCCGACGGAATTGACCGGCACAGACAAGAGTGGTTAGATTATAACTGCCCTGAAGAG GCAAAAGGCACATGTGAGGACTACATCCCAATACTACCTGAGGGGTCTATGAGCTCCTTCAACCAGTCCTCTCCAGGTCCAACACCTTCTTCAGCAGAGATCGAAGACCAGCCTGTCACTAAAG ATATACAGACGAGTCCTCCAAACAATAAGGGGATAACAGAGAACACGGCCATCATAGCAGGCGTAGTGGCTGCACTGGTTCTGCTTGTAGCTCTGACCTTACTGGCTGTCTACTACATCAACACACACCCCACAGTTGCTCCACCGTTCTACCTCATGCAG CGACGCACCAATAATTACTGGCCCTCCATGAAGTTCCGCAACCAGGGCTGCCACTCCAGTTACGCCGAGGTCGAGCTTGGGGGTCATGAAAAGGAAGGTTTCATTGAAGCTGAGCAGTGCTGCTAA
- the LOC117246895 gene encoding plexin domain-containing protein 1-like isoform X1: MGLCAVLLICLSQAELGRVWAQEHEDALSGTPLQRDGDLSGFHRDSRDQQTPHKHREGRNTDAGGGLDISTLPDNVTRVVEDSQRYYTWQSFGPTDRRTEDLWVNLNTLHRSQVQIHGILSNAHRQAARVALSFEFPFYGHHLRQIIVATGGFIFMGDITHRMLTATQYIAPLMANFDPSFSKNSTVRYSDNGNLFVVQWDKVQLKDREAEGAFTFQTILHRNGTIVFNYRNIPIPVSEMNSTEHPVKVGLSDAFMALFPSSQLSEANRRTIYEYHRVEINITKIVSKSAFEFTPLPTCLQHTSCELCLSSNLTTGCGWCNTLQRCSDGIDRHRQEWLDYNCPEEAKGTCEDYIPILPEGSMSSFNQSSPGPTPSSAEIEDQPVTKDIQTSPPNNKGITENTAIIAGVVAALVLLVALTLLAVYYINTHPTVAPPFYLMQRRTNNYWPSMKFRNQGCHSSYAEVELGGHEKEGFIEAEQCC; encoded by the exons ATGGGGCTTTGTGCTGTtctcctcatctgtctctccCAGGCTGAGCTGGGGAGAGTCTGGGCTCAGGAGCATGAAG ATGCACTGAGCGGGACTCCTCTGCAGAGAGATGGGGATCTGTCCGGTTTTCACAGAGACAGTAGGGACCAGCAGaccccacacaaacacagagaaggCCGCAACACTGACGCAGGAGGAGGACTTGATATCAGTACCCTGCCTGACAACGTGACCCGCGTAGTG GAGGACTCCCAGAGGTACTACACATGGCAGAGTTTTGGTCCAACAGACAGACGGACTGAGGACTTGTGGGTAAATCTGAACACCCTGCACAGGAGCCAAGTCCAGATCCATGGCATACTGTCCAACGCACACCGACAGGCGGCG AGGGTGGCACTGTCCTTTGAGTTCCCTTTTTATGGACACCACCTGAGACAAATCATCGTAGCAACTGGTG GGTTCATCTTCATGGGGGACATCACTCATCGAATGCTGACTGCCACACAGTACATCGCTCCCCTCATGGCCAACTTTGACCCCAGCTTCTCCAAAAACTCCACAGTGAGATACTCGGACAACG GGAATCTATTTGTGGTGCAGTGGGACAAAGTGCAGCTGAAGGACCGAGAGGCTGAGGGAGCTTTTACTTTCCAGACAATCCTCCACAGAAAtggaaccattgttttcaactACAGAAAC ATCCCCATACCAGTGAGTGAAATGAATTCTACTGAGCATCCAGTGAAGGTGGGACTGTCTGATGCTTTCATGGCACTCTTCCCCTCCTCACAGCTCTCAG AAGCGAATCGCCGCACTATCTATGAGTATCATCGTGTTGAGATTAACATCACAAAGATTGTTAGCAAATCTGCTTTTGAGTTCACACCTCTGCCCA CTTGTCTTCAGCACACATCCTGCGAACTCTGCCTATCATCCAACTTGACAACTGGCTGCGGCTGGTGCAACACACTTCAACG ATGTTCCGACGGAATTGACCGGCACAGACAAGAGTGGTTAGATTATAACTGCCCTGAAGAG GCAAAAGGCACATGTGAGGACTACATCCCAATACTACCTGAGGGGTCTATGAGCTCCTTCAACCAGTCCTCTCCAGGTCCAACACCTTCTTCAGCAGAGATCGAAGACCAGCCTGTCACTAAAG ATATACAGACGAGTCCTCCAAACAATAAGGGGATAACAGAGAACACGGCCATCATAGCAGGCGTAGTGGCTGCACTGGTTCTGCTTGTAGCTCTGACCTTACTGGCTGTCTACTACATCAACACACACCCCACAGTTGCTCCACCGTTCTACCTCATGCAG CGACGCACCAATAATTACTGGCCCTCCATGAAGTTCCGCAACCAGGGCTGCCACTCCAGTTACGCCGAGGTCGAGCTTGGGGGTCATGAAAAGGAAGGTTTCATTGAAGCTGAGCAGTGCTGCTAA